The segment CGTTATAAAGGATTTGCGGGATTTCACTCTCTTCAGCGATGGCTTTGTAGTGTTGGTACAAACCTTCTTGAGTTGGCTTGTTATAGTAAGGTGTAACACTCAAGCAACCTACGATACCCGAGTTGTTTAAAAGACGGCTAAATGTCACGCACTCGTGAGTGGCATTTGCGCCCGTACCAGCAATAACCGGAATGCGGCCTTCGGCAAATTCAACGGTTTTATGTACGACCTTGACATGCTCTTCAATCGTCAACGTCGCAGACTCACCTGTTGTACCAACTGCAACAATACCATCGCTGCCAGCTGCTACGTGAAAATCTACGAGTTTCTTCAGGCTAACGTAATCTACTTCGCCGTCTTGAGTAAATGGGGTAATAAGCGCTACGATACTTCCTGAAAACATGTCCTTCTCCGATAAATTGTGACTTTTTGCATGGTACTGTATCGAGACGAGCAAAGACAAGCTCTTAACCGCTCTAAACCCATCTATTTGCACCAATATGCAGGTCAACATTCAGCAAAGCGACAGAATTAAGATCTAGGTCAAATTGTATTAAAACCGCTTATCAAAAGCCTTTTCACGACACCACTCCCTCAATATTAAGACGAACCGTCCAGAAATACGCCAAGTCACAGTCCTAATCTGCCATTATTGATGAATTACACAGCGAATTTCCGAGCCACTGAACATTTCATAAGCAAACACGAGTAAATGTGAATAAAGTGATCGAATGCACCATTTTCAGCAGCGACAACTATGCTAAAGTAATCAGTCAATAAGCTAAGCAAATTTGAAGTGATTGTATGACTCAACATCTGGTACTAACTGCGGTTGGCAGTGACCGTCCTGGCATATGCAACCAAATAGTGCGTCTCGTTACGCAATCAGGTTGTAACATCGTTGATAGCCGCATTGCGCTTTTTGGCAGTGAGTTTACTCTCATTATGCTTCTTTCAGGCAGCAATGGTGCAATTACTCGTGTTGAGACGACTCTGCCTCTGCTCGGGCAAGAGCAAAACCTGATCACTATGATGAAGCGCACGGCGAAACATGCTCTAGTCGACCATGCCTACACCATTGAAGCGTTTATTGAAGCAGACGATAAAGTCGGTTTAACGGAAAAATTCACCAACTTTTTTGCCGACAAGCAACTAGACCTATCGTCATTAAGTGCACAAACCATAGATAAAGATAAATTGGGCACTTTACACGACCAATTTCAGTTAACTTTAACTGCCTCTGTCGATTCAGAGTTTAATTTAATGCAGTTACAAGAAGAGTTTACTGATCTTTGCCGCGAGCAAGACGTAAAAGGCTCACTGAATTTTATAAAGAACAGTCAATAAAAAGGAATCTTCATGAACACGCTGACAGCTGGCTCTCCAG is part of the Vibrio ponticus genome and harbors:
- a CDS encoding glycine cleavage system protein R; this encodes MTQHLVLTAVGSDRPGICNQIVRLVTQSGCNIVDSRIALFGSEFTLIMLLSGSNGAITRVETTLPLLGQEQNLITMMKRTAKHALVDHAYTIEAFIEADDKVGLTEKFTNFFADKQLDLSSLSAQTIDKDKLGTLHDQFQLTLTASVDSEFNLMQLQEEFTDLCREQDVKGSLNFIKNSQ